The proteins below come from a single Burkholderia sp. FERM BP-3421 genomic window:
- a CDS encoding sterol desaturase family protein has protein sequence MQFNVELLLLALAPVFLICIGWEAWHLARTRPDARLYDWRDTLCNAALALMHQAADKVAWLFVIPLYAFCYTHYRLFTWDAGWLSFALLFVAQDLLYYVFHRCSHRVRWLWAAHVVHHSSERLNFSTAMRQSLMYPVAGMWAFWLPLAFLGFPPQQIVGIVLINLAFQFFVHTQTIPKLGWLEYVLNTPSIHRAHHARNPRYIDRNYAGVLVIWDRLFNSFVEEDPRDPPAYGIVEPLRSNNPLVATFHEWRSMAADAWRVDGWRDKLRAIFGPPEWASAYHARVARATVAPTDPSGRAALGEP, from the coding sequence ATGCAATTCAATGTTGAATTGCTTCTGCTTGCGCTGGCGCCCGTCTTTCTCATCTGCATCGGCTGGGAAGCGTGGCACCTGGCGCGCACCCGCCCGGACGCCCGCCTCTACGACTGGCGCGACACGCTCTGTAATGCCGCGCTCGCGCTCATGCACCAGGCCGCCGACAAGGTCGCGTGGCTGTTCGTGATCCCCCTCTACGCCTTCTGCTACACCCACTACCGGCTGTTCACGTGGGACGCCGGCTGGCTGTCGTTCGCGCTGCTGTTCGTTGCACAAGATCTGCTGTACTACGTATTTCACCGCTGCAGCCACCGAGTGCGCTGGCTGTGGGCCGCCCACGTGGTTCACCACTCGTCCGAACGCCTGAACTTCTCCACCGCGATGCGCCAGAGCCTGATGTATCCGGTCGCGGGCATGTGGGCGTTCTGGCTGCCGCTCGCGTTCCTCGGCTTCCCGCCGCAGCAGATCGTGGGCATCGTGCTGATCAATCTCGCGTTCCAGTTCTTCGTCCACACGCAGACGATTCCGAAGCTCGGCTGGCTCGAATACGTGCTCAACACGCCGTCGATCCACCGCGCGCACCATGCGCGCAATCCACGCTACATCGACCGCAACTACGCGGGCGTGCTGGTGATCTGGGACCGGCTGTTCAACAGCTTCGTCGAAGAGGATCCGCGCGATCCGCCCGCCTACGGCATCGTCGAACCCTTGCGCTCGAACAACCCGCTCGTCGCGACCTTCCACGAATGGCGCTCGATGGCGGCCGACGCCTGGCGGGTCGACGGGTGGCGCGACAAGCTGCGCGCGATTTTCGGCCCGCCCGAATGGGCGAGCGCTTATCATGCGCGGGTCGCCCGCGCGACCGTGGCGCCGACCGACCCATCGGGACGGGCGGCGCTCGGCGAACCCTAA
- a CDS encoding phosphoribosylaminoimidazolesuccinocarboxamide synthase, giving the protein MSTLYESTLRSLPLLGRGKVRDNYAVGNDKLLIVTTDRLSAFDVIMGEPIPNKGRVLNQMANFWFDKLAHIVPNHLTGDAPEAVVAADEVAQVEGRAVVVKRLEPILIEAVVRGYLAGSGWKDYQATGKVCGVELPAGLQNAQKLPEPIFTPAAKAEMGHHDENITYEEAERRIGTELTATIRDISIRLYKEAADYAATRGIIIADTKFEFGLDSHGQLFLMDEALTADSSRFWPADQYQVGTNPPSFDKQFVRDWLETQDWKKEPPAPALPQDVVDRTSAKYQEALERITGQQLA; this is encoded by the coding sequence ATGTCTACCCTCTACGAATCCACGCTCCGCTCGCTGCCGCTCCTCGGCCGTGGCAAGGTCCGCGACAACTACGCGGTCGGCAACGACAAGCTCCTGATCGTCACGACCGACCGTCTGTCGGCGTTCGACGTGATCATGGGCGAGCCGATTCCGAACAAGGGTCGGGTGCTGAACCAGATGGCGAACTTCTGGTTCGACAAGCTCGCGCACATCGTCCCGAATCACCTGACGGGCGACGCGCCGGAAGCGGTCGTGGCCGCCGATGAAGTCGCGCAGGTCGAGGGCCGCGCGGTGGTGGTCAAGCGCCTCGAACCGATCCTGATCGAGGCCGTGGTGCGCGGCTATCTCGCGGGCAGCGGCTGGAAGGACTATCAGGCGACCGGCAAGGTGTGCGGCGTCGAGCTGCCGGCCGGCCTGCAGAACGCGCAGAAGCTGCCCGAGCCGATCTTCACGCCGGCCGCGAAGGCGGAGATGGGCCATCATGACGAGAACATCACGTACGAGGAAGCCGAGCGCCGGATCGGCACCGAGCTGACCGCGACGATCCGCGACATCTCGATCCGCCTGTACAAGGAAGCGGCCGACTACGCGGCCACGCGCGGCATCATCATCGCCGACACGAAGTTCGAGTTCGGCCTCGACAGCCACGGCCAGCTGTTCCTGATGGACGAGGCGCTGACCGCCGATTCGTCGCGCTTCTGGCCGGCCGACCAGTATCAGGTCGGCACCAATCCGCCGTCGTTCGACAAGCAGTTCGTGCGCGACTGGCTCGAAACCCAGGACTGGAAGAAGGAGCCGCCCGCGCCGGCGCTGCCGCAGGACGTGGTCGACCGGACGAGCGCGAAGTACCAGGAAGCGCTCGAGCGCATCACCGGCCAGCAGCTCGCCTGA
- a CDS encoding SGNH/GDSL hydrolase family protein: MKQTQQPGRTKLRTAQIALACASFALLAACGGGDDNSGASNTPPSGVKMQVVSFGDSLSDVGTYSQIQLGFGGGRFTTNPGQVWTQVVATYYGDTLTPAYQGGFGIPLTATGGRGYAQGGARVTQQPGIGYAPAGTPNQSYAQATTVPIATQVQQYLQQYGSFNANQIVLINGGANDIFFQAAVAQAAGTQAAQVAAAQQVGLAAQQLAGVVQQIVASGATHVYVSNIPDIGGTPLAVQGGPAQQAAFTQLSGLFNQTLVGTLQALKVDPTKATVVDVFTWQDGITANYQSNGFSVSNTGTACNLQAMIAAATKAGVPSPTAYGSSLFCSPQTYTVANADQTYMFADTVHPTTHLHALYAQYVEKQIAASGVGK; this comes from the coding sequence ATGAAACAAACACAACAACCGGGCCGTACGAAGCTGCGCACCGCGCAAATCGCGCTCGCGTGCGCCTCGTTCGCGCTGCTCGCGGCCTGCGGCGGCGGCGACGACAACAGCGGCGCCAGCAACACCCCGCCGTCCGGCGTGAAGATGCAGGTCGTGTCGTTCGGCGACAGCCTGTCCGACGTCGGCACCTATTCGCAGATCCAGCTCGGTTTCGGCGGCGGCCGCTTCACGACGAACCCGGGCCAGGTGTGGACCCAGGTGGTCGCGACGTACTACGGCGACACGCTCACGCCCGCCTACCAGGGCGGCTTCGGCATTCCGCTGACCGCGACGGGCGGCCGCGGCTACGCGCAGGGCGGCGCGCGCGTGACCCAGCAGCCGGGGATCGGCTATGCGCCCGCGGGCACGCCGAACCAGTCCTATGCGCAGGCGACCACGGTGCCGATCGCAACCCAGGTCCAGCAGTACCTGCAGCAGTACGGCAGCTTCAACGCCAACCAGATCGTGCTGATCAACGGCGGCGCGAACGACATCTTCTTCCAGGCAGCCGTCGCGCAGGCCGCGGGCACGCAGGCGGCGCAGGTCGCGGCCGCGCAGCAGGTCGGCCTCGCCGCGCAACAGCTCGCGGGCGTCGTCCAGCAGATCGTCGCGTCGGGCGCGACCCACGTGTACGTGTCGAACATCCCGGATATCGGCGGCACGCCGCTCGCGGTGCAAGGCGGCCCCGCGCAGCAGGCCGCGTTCACGCAGCTGTCGGGCCTGTTCAACCAGACCCTCGTCGGCACGCTGCAGGCGCTCAAGGTCGACCCGACCAAGGCGACGGTGGTCGATGTGTTCACGTGGCAGGACGGCATCACCGCGAACTACCAGTCGAACGGCTTCTCGGTGTCGAACACCGGCACCGCGTGCAACCTGCAGGCGATGATCGCCGCCGCGACCAAGGCCGGCGTACCCTCGCCGACCGCATACGGCTCCTCGCTGTTCTGCTCGCCGCAGACCTACACGGTCGCGAACGCCGACCAGACCTACATGTTCGCCGACACGGTCCACCCGACCACGCACCTGCACGCGCTGTACGCGCAGTACGTCGAGAAGCAGATCGCCGCAAGCGGCGTCGGCAAGTAA
- the dacB gene encoding D-alanyl-D-alanine carboxypeptidase/D-alanyl-D-alanine endopeptidase, whose translation MKPSARSVPPRRARAALRCAAALAACAALAFATPADARKKAPRYPAAVSTAHDILPASVLGALQRARVPASSMSVVIERIGDRDPLVSWNASRPMLPASTMKLVTTYSGLSILGPGYRWRTSAYATGSIDPAGTLHGNLYIKGSGDPKLVPEELIDLVNKIRRAGIVNIDGALVLDKSYFAPSTRDLPPFDDDASAPYNVGPDALLYAFKSLSFTVTPTDSGTVAIDVLPPLSDLAIDNQLQEGKGSCGVARPAVTAGADGMLTASFNGNLPSRCGTMTTNLAVLNHTTFFARGFLALWRQTGGTFNGAISEGVVPGDARPVAVHHGPVLSSIVYDINKHSNNVMARNLFLTIGAVAGKPPATTEQSSRVIQAFLARSGIAMPELALDNGSGLSRDEHVSALSLASLLQAANASPVAQVFVDSLPIAGIDGTMKNRLTNQPVLGNAHIKTGTLRDVRAIAGYVASADGSSYVVVSFINDGHAEAARAAHDALLEWVYAGPR comes from the coding sequence ATGAAGCCCTCCGCCCGTTCCGTCCCGCCGCGCCGCGCGCGCGCCGCGCTGCGCTGCGCGGCAGCGCTCGCCGCCTGCGCCGCGCTCGCGTTCGCGACGCCCGCCGATGCGCGCAAGAAGGCGCCGCGCTATCCGGCCGCCGTCTCCACCGCGCACGACATCCTGCCCGCCAGCGTGCTCGGCGCGCTGCAGCGCGCACGGGTGCCGGCATCGAGCATGAGCGTGGTGATCGAGCGCATCGGCGACCGCGATCCGCTCGTGTCGTGGAACGCGAGCCGACCGATGCTGCCCGCGTCGACCATGAAGCTCGTCACCACCTATTCCGGCCTGTCGATCCTCGGTCCCGGCTACCGCTGGCGCACGAGCGCCTACGCCACGGGCAGCATCGACCCGGCCGGCACGCTGCACGGCAATCTCTACATCAAGGGCAGCGGCGATCCCAAGCTCGTGCCGGAGGAGCTGATCGACCTCGTCAACAAGATCCGCCGCGCCGGCATCGTCAACATCGACGGCGCGCTGGTGCTCGACAAGAGCTACTTCGCGCCGTCGACGCGCGACCTGCCGCCGTTCGACGACGACGCGAGCGCGCCGTACAACGTCGGCCCCGATGCGCTGCTGTACGCGTTCAAGTCGCTGAGCTTCACGGTCACGCCGACCGACAGCGGCACGGTCGCGATCGACGTGCTGCCGCCGCTGTCCGATCTCGCGATCGACAACCAGCTGCAGGAAGGCAAGGGCTCGTGCGGCGTCGCGCGGCCGGCCGTGACGGCCGGCGCGGACGGCATGCTGACCGCGTCGTTCAACGGCAACCTGCCGAGCCGCTGCGGCACGATGACGACCAACCTCGCCGTGCTGAACCACACGACCTTCTTCGCGCGCGGCTTCCTCGCGCTGTGGCGCCAGACGGGCGGCACCTTCAACGGCGCGATCAGCGAGGGCGTGGTGCCGGGCGATGCGCGGCCGGTCGCGGTCCACCACGGCCCGGTGCTGTCGAGCATCGTCTACGACATCAACAAGCACAGCAACAACGTGATGGCGCGCAACCTGTTCCTCACGATCGGCGCGGTCGCGGGCAAGCCGCCCGCGACGACCGAGCAGTCGAGCCGGGTGATCCAGGCGTTCCTCGCGCGCAGCGGCATCGCGATGCCCGAGCTGGCGCTCGACAACGGCTCCGGCCTGTCGCGCGACGAGCACGTGAGCGCGCTGTCGCTCGCCAGCCTGCTGCAGGCCGCGAACGCGAGCCCGGTCGCGCAGGTGTTCGTCGACTCGCTGCCGATCGCCGGCATCGACGGCACCATGAAGAACCGCCTGACCAACCAGCCGGTGCTCGGCAACGCGCACATCAAGACCGGCACGCTGCGCGACGTGCGCGCGATCGCCGGCTATGTCGCATCGGCCGACGGTTCCAGCTACGTGGTCGTCAGCTTCATCAACGACGGCCACGCGGAGGCCGCGCGCGCCGCGCACGACGCGCTGCTCGAATGGGTCTACGCGGGACCGCGCTGA
- a CDS encoding 5-(carboxyamino)imidazole ribonucleotide synthase, which translates to MTALPTPVSPILPGAWLGMVGGGQLGRMFCFAAQAMGYRVAVLDPDPTSPAGTVADRHLRAAYDDEAALAELAQLCEAVSTEFENVPAASLDLLARSTFVAPAGRCVAIAQDRIAEKRFIAASGVPVAPHVAIESDAQLAALTDAELDAVLPGILKTARLGYDGKGQARVRTAQDVRDAHAALRGVPCVLEKRLALEYEVSALVARGADGRSAVFPLAQNTHHDGILSLTVVPAPAADDALAETARQAAVRIADALDYVGVLCVEFFVLADGSLVANEMAPRPHNSGHYTVDACATSQFEQQVRAMTRLPLGDARQHSPATMLNILGDIWFDGDPDGPAVTPPWDRVAAMPAARLHLYGKEEARVGRKMGHVNFTAPTLDEAVDAATACAQLLRIPLD; encoded by the coding sequence ATGACTGCACTCCCCACCCCGGTTTCACCGATCCTGCCCGGCGCCTGGCTTGGCATGGTCGGCGGCGGCCAGCTCGGCCGCATGTTCTGTTTCGCCGCGCAAGCGATGGGTTATCGCGTCGCGGTGCTCGACCCCGATCCGACCAGCCCGGCGGGCACGGTCGCCGACCGCCACCTGCGCGCCGCGTACGACGACGAGGCCGCGCTCGCGGAACTCGCGCAGCTGTGCGAGGCGGTGTCGACCGAGTTCGAGAACGTGCCGGCCGCGAGCCTCGACCTGCTCGCGCGCTCAACCTTCGTCGCGCCGGCCGGCCGCTGCGTCGCGATCGCACAGGACCGGATCGCCGAGAAGCGCTTCATCGCCGCCTCGGGCGTACCGGTCGCGCCGCACGTGGCGATCGAATCCGACGCGCAGCTGGCCGCGCTCACCGACGCCGAGCTCGACGCGGTGCTGCCCGGGATCCTCAAGACCGCCCGGCTCGGCTACGACGGCAAGGGGCAGGCGCGGGTGCGCACCGCGCAGGACGTCCGCGACGCGCATGCGGCGCTGCGCGGCGTGCCGTGCGTGCTCGAAAAGCGGCTCGCGCTCGAGTACGAGGTGTCGGCGCTGGTCGCGCGCGGCGCGGACGGCCGCTCGGCGGTGTTCCCGCTCGCGCAGAACACCCACCATGACGGCATCCTCTCGCTGACCGTGGTGCCGGCGCCCGCCGCGGACGACGCGCTGGCCGAGACCGCCCGGCAGGCCGCGGTGCGCATCGCGGACGCGCTCGACTACGTCGGCGTGCTGTGCGTCGAGTTCTTCGTGCTCGCGGACGGCTCGCTGGTCGCCAACGAGATGGCGCCGCGCCCGCACAATTCCGGCCACTACACGGTCGATGCGTGCGCAACGAGCCAGTTCGAGCAGCAGGTGCGCGCGATGACCCGCCTGCCGCTCGGCGATGCGCGCCAGCACTCGCCGGCGACGATGCTCAACATCCTCGGCGACATCTGGTTCGACGGCGATCCGGACGGTCCCGCCGTCACGCCGCCGTGGGACCGCGTCGCCGCGATGCCGGCCGCGCGCCTGCATCTGTACGGCAAGGAGGAGGCGCGCGTCGGCCGCAAGATGGGCCACGTGAACTTCACCGCGCCGACGCTCGACGAAGCGGTCGACGCCGCCACCGCGTGCGCGCAGCTGCTGCGCATTCCGCTCGACTGA
- the pyk gene encoding pyruvate kinase yields the protein MHRATKIVATIGPASSSPEVLLQMMQAGLDVVRLNFSHGTADDHRQRAEMVREAARKVGREIAIMADLQGPKIRVGKFEMGKTLLAPGQPFILDGACELGNDERVGLDYKDLPRDLKPGDLLLLNDGLIVLTVERIVGEEIHTIVKIGGELSNNKGINRQGGGLSAPALTAKDMEDIRTAMSLGADLVAVSFPKNATDMEMARQLANIAGAPYGIKPKMIAKIERAEAIPALQGILDASDGIMVARGDLAVEVGNAAVPALQKRMIRMARESNKLVITATQMMESMIHAPVPTRAEVSDVANAVLDGTDAVMLSAETATGKYPVVTIETMAAVCVEAEKSEQVELDKDFLDRTFTRIDQSIAMGALFTAYHLGAKAIVALTESGATALWMSRHYTHVPIFALTPRVGSERAMALFRNVTPLHVDFNSDRDAALQAALEIVVRQGFVQHGDMVVLTVGEPMGQAGGTNTLKIVRVGEPY from the coding sequence ATGCATCGCGCCACCAAGATTGTCGCCACCATCGGCCCGGCCTCCAGCTCGCCCGAGGTCCTGCTGCAGATGATGCAGGCGGGGCTCGACGTCGTCCGGCTCAATTTCTCGCACGGCACCGCGGACGACCACCGGCAGCGCGCCGAGATGGTCCGCGAGGCCGCGCGCAAGGTCGGCCGGGAAATCGCGATCATGGCCGATCTGCAGGGGCCGAAGATCCGCGTCGGCAAATTCGAGATGGGCAAGACCCTGCTCGCGCCGGGCCAGCCGTTCATCCTCGACGGTGCATGCGAGCTGGGCAACGACGAACGCGTCGGGCTTGACTACAAGGACCTGCCGCGCGACCTGAAGCCGGGCGACCTGCTGCTGCTCAACGACGGCCTGATCGTGCTGACCGTCGAGCGCATCGTCGGCGAGGAGATCCATACGATCGTCAAGATCGGCGGCGAGCTGTCGAACAACAAGGGCATCAACCGCCAGGGCGGCGGCCTGTCGGCGCCCGCGCTGACGGCCAAGGACATGGAGGACATCCGCACCGCGATGTCGCTCGGCGCGGACCTGGTGGCGGTGTCGTTCCCGAAGAACGCGACCGACATGGAAATGGCGCGCCAGCTCGCGAACATCGCGGGCGCGCCCTACGGCATCAAGCCGAAGATGATCGCGAAGATCGAGCGCGCGGAGGCGATTCCGGCGCTGCAGGGCATCCTCGACGCGTCGGACGGCATCATGGTCGCGCGCGGCGACCTCGCGGTCGAGGTCGGCAACGCGGCGGTGCCCGCGCTGCAAAAGCGCATGATCCGCATGGCGCGCGAGTCGAACAAGCTCGTGATCACCGCGACGCAGATGATGGAATCGATGATCCACGCGCCGGTGCCGACCCGCGCCGAGGTGTCGGACGTCGCGAACGCGGTGCTCGACGGCACCGACGCGGTGATGCTGTCGGCCGAGACGGCGACGGGCAAGTACCCGGTGGTCACGATCGAGACGATGGCGGCCGTCTGCGTCGAGGCGGAGAAATCCGAGCAGGTCGAGCTGGACAAGGATTTCCTCGACCGCACCTTCACCCGGATCGACCAGTCGATCGCGATGGGCGCGCTGTTCACGGCCTACCACCTGGGCGCCAAGGCGATCGTCGCGCTGACCGAATCGGGCGCGACCGCGCTGTGGATGTCGCGCCACTACACCCACGTGCCGATCTTCGCGCTGACGCCGCGGGTCGGCAGCGAGCGCGCGATGGCGCTGTTCCGCAACGTGACCCCGCTGCACGTCGATTTCAACAGCGACCGCGACGCGGCGCTGCAGGCGGCGCTCGAGATCGTGGTCCGGCAGGGCTTCGTGCAGCACGGCGACATGGTCGTGCTGACGGTCGGCGAGCCGATGGGGCAGGCGGGCGGCACCAACACCCTCAAGATCGTGCGGGTCGGCGAACCTTACTGA
- a CDS encoding L-threonylcarbamoyladenylate synthase, translated as MSSDRSHPASIVSAAQIDAAAALLDAGQLVAFPTETVYGLGGDAQDPDAVARIYAAKGRPANHPVIVHLPPGGDPGYWVDTLPADARRLIDAFWPGPLTLILKRAARIPAAVSGGQDSVGLRCPSHPVAQALLHAFSARRGGHGGVAAPSANRFGHVSPTTAQHVRDEFGDTVHVLDGGPSEVGIESTILDLSRGFPALLRPGRVTPADIADVLGVAPRLPDGGDASAPRASGTLKAHYAPRTPLALLPFESLDALLAGARAAGERVALVARASRAGHWAGEAGVHFVAAPEDPHAYARELYGLLRALDRAQVARILVEKLPDTPEWIAVNDRLGRAAAAFEAQA; from the coding sequence ATGTCCAGTGACCGATCCCATCCGGCGTCGATTGTGAGCGCCGCCCAGATCGATGCGGCCGCCGCGCTGCTCGACGCGGGCCAGCTCGTCGCGTTCCCGACCGAGACCGTTTACGGGCTCGGCGGCGACGCGCAGGACCCCGACGCCGTTGCGCGCATCTACGCGGCCAAGGGTCGCCCGGCGAACCATCCGGTGATCGTCCACCTGCCTCCCGGGGGCGATCCGGGCTACTGGGTCGACACCTTGCCCGCCGACGCGCGCCGGTTGATCGACGCATTCTGGCCCGGTCCGCTCACGCTGATCCTGAAGCGCGCCGCGCGGATTCCGGCCGCCGTGAGCGGCGGCCAGGACTCGGTCGGGCTGCGCTGCCCGTCGCATCCCGTCGCGCAGGCGCTGCTGCACGCATTCAGCGCGCGGCGCGGCGGCCACGGCGGGGTGGCCGCGCCGTCCGCGAACCGTTTCGGCCATGTGAGCCCGACCACCGCGCAGCACGTGCGCGACGAGTTCGGCGACACGGTGCACGTGCTTGACGGCGGGCCGTCCGAGGTCGGCATCGAGTCGACGATCCTCGATCTGTCGCGCGGGTTTCCCGCGCTGCTGCGCCCGGGCCGCGTGACGCCCGCGGACATCGCCGACGTGCTCGGCGTCGCGCCGCGCCTGCCGGACGGCGGCGATGCGAGCGCGCCGCGCGCGTCGGGCACGCTGAAGGCGCACTACGCGCCGCGCACGCCGCTCGCGCTGCTGCCGTTCGAGTCGCTCGACGCGCTGCTCGCCGGCGCGCGCGCGGCCGGCGAACGCGTCGCGCTGGTCGCGCGCGCGTCGCGCGCCGGGCACTGGGCGGGCGAGGCGGGCGTGCACTTCGTCGCGGCGCCCGAGGATCCACACGCCTACGCGCGCGAGCTGTACGGGCTGCTGCGCGCGCTCGATCGCGCGCAGGTCGCGCGGATCCTGGTCGAGAAACTGCCGGACACGCCCGAGTGGATCGCGGTGAACGACCGGCTCGGCCGGGCCGCGGCCGCCTTCGAAGCACAGGCGTGA
- the purE gene encoding 5-(carboxyamino)imidazole ribonucleotide mutase — protein sequence MSEVQTAHTHSAPLVGVLMGSSSDWDVMKHAVAILQEFGVPYEARVVSAHRMPDEMFDYAEKARERGLRAIIAGAGGAAHLPGMLAAKTTVPVLGVPVASKYLKGVDSLHSIVQMPKGVPVATFAIGEAGAANAALFAVSLLAGTTADYANRLAAFRVRQNEAAHAMSLPPL from the coding sequence ATGAGCGAAGTCCAAACCGCCCACACGCACAGCGCGCCGCTCGTCGGCGTGCTGATGGGATCCAGTTCCGATTGGGACGTGATGAAGCACGCGGTCGCGATCCTGCAGGAATTCGGCGTGCCCTACGAGGCGCGCGTGGTGTCCGCGCACCGCATGCCCGACGAGATGTTCGACTATGCGGAGAAGGCGCGCGAGCGCGGCCTGCGCGCGATCATCGCGGGCGCGGGCGGCGCCGCGCACCTGCCCGGCATGCTGGCCGCGAAGACCACCGTGCCGGTGCTCGGCGTGCCGGTCGCGAGCAAGTACCTGAAAGGCGTCGATTCGCTGCACTCGATCGTGCAGATGCCGAAGGGCGTGCCGGTCGCGACCTTCGCGATCGGCGAGGCGGGCGCGGCGAACGCGGCGCTGTTCGCCGTATCGCTCCTGGCCGGCACGACGGCCGACTACGCGAACCGGCTCGCCGCGTTCCGCGTGCGCCAGAACGAAGCCGCGCACGCGATGAGCCTGCCGCCGCTGTAA
- the fba gene encoding class II fructose-bisphosphate aldolase (catalyzes the reversible aldol condensation of dihydroxyacetonephosphate and glyceraldehyde 3-phosphate in the Calvin cycle, glycolysis, and/or gluconeogenesis), producing MPLVSMRQLLDHAAEHGYGLPAFNVNNLEQVQAIMAAADQVNAPVIMQASAGARKYAGEPFLRHLIEAAIESYPHIPVVMHQDHGQSPAVCMAAIRSGFTSVMMDGSLEADGKTVASYEYNVDVSRKVVEMAHSIGVTVEAELGVLGSLETMKGDKEDGHGAEGTMTREQLLTDPEQAADFVKRTQCDALAIAIGTSHGAYKFTKKPTGDILSIQRIKEIHARIPNTHLVMHGSSSVPQELLAEIREFGGDMKETYGVPVEEIQEGIKHGVRKVNIDTDLRLAITGAIRRYLFENPGKFDPRDYLKPAREAAKQVCVDRYLAFGCEGQAGKITPLPLDKIAEKYKAGALAQVVR from the coding sequence ATGCCTCTCGTATCAATGCGTCAACTGCTGGATCACGCGGCGGAACACGGCTACGGCCTGCCGGCGTTCAACGTGAACAACCTCGAGCAGGTGCAGGCGATCATGGCGGCCGCCGACCAGGTGAACGCGCCGGTGATCATGCAGGCGTCGGCCGGCGCCCGGAAATACGCGGGCGAGCCGTTCCTGCGCCACCTGATCGAGGCGGCGATCGAGTCCTATCCGCATATCCCGGTGGTGATGCACCAGGATCACGGGCAGTCGCCGGCGGTCTGCATGGCGGCGATCCGCAGCGGCTTCACGAGCGTGATGATGGACGGCTCGCTGGAGGCGGACGGCAAGACGGTGGCGTCGTATGAATACAATGTCGACGTGTCGCGCAAGGTCGTCGAGATGGCGCACTCGATCGGCGTGACGGTCGAGGCGGAACTGGGCGTGCTGGGCTCGCTCGAGACGATGAAGGGCGACAAGGAAGACGGCCACGGCGCGGAAGGCACGATGACCCGCGAGCAGCTGCTGACCGATCCGGAGCAGGCGGCCGACTTCGTCAAGCGCACGCAGTGCGACGCGCTCGCGATCGCGATCGGCACCTCGCACGGCGCCTACAAGTTCACGAAGAAACCCACGGGCGATATCCTGTCGATCCAGCGCATCAAGGAAATCCACGCGCGGATCCCGAACACGCACCTGGTGATGCACGGCTCGTCGTCGGTGCCGCAGGAACTGCTCGCGGAGATCCGCGAGTTCGGCGGCGACATGAAGGAAACCTACGGCGTGCCGGTCGAGGAAATCCAGGAAGGCATCAAGCACGGCGTGCGCAAGGTGAATATCGACACCGACCTGCGGCTCGCGATCACGGGCGCGATCCGTCGTTACCTGTTCGAGAACCCGGGCAAGTTCGATCCGCGCGACTACCTGAAGCCGGCCCGCGAAGCGGCGAAGCAGGTGTGCGTCGATCGTTACCTGGCGTTCGGCTGCGAGGGGCAGGCAGGCAAGATCACGCCGCTCCCGCTCGACAAGATCGCCGAGAAGTACAAGGCCGGCGCGCTCGCGCAAGTCGTGCGCTGA